Genomic segment of Paenibacillus sp. FSL R5-0623:
TGCGGGCCTCAGCCGCCGTGAATCGGGATGGGTTTCAGGCCAGCTTTGCTGGATGTATTCGGCAATTTCATTGGACGAATGACGTCCGTGAGAACATGTTGTTGCAACAGATAACGGGCATAGGCAAGCGGCCGCGTATAAGTCAGGGTATGCATGCGTCGGTCGCCCGCTTCTGCAAATGAGGTGCGGCCTGGTTTGGAGTTGACTTCAATTAGCCAGAGTTGGCCCTCTGCATCTGCTCCGAAATCAAGCCCCAATTCGGCTAACCTGCCGAAACGGCTTTCCAGCAGGGTGGGGATAAGAGTAGCAGTCTGCCGGATGCTCTTCAGCAGAGTTTCCGTGCGGATCGTTCCATATCGCTGGAGCAGATATGCGTGGGCAGGATATGCTTTACCCCCACCGTGAAGATTGGACGTGAGTGAACCTTCGGGTCCTTCCCGTACCATACATCCGGTAAGTGTCCAGCGACCTTGCCCATTCTTTTGCATTAGAGCCCGTATGTCGAATGCTCTTCCATGATGGCTAAGCTCCAGATATGGCTGCACGATCATCTTACGCTCAGCCTGATGTAATGCTAGCCAGGAAGATACAGCCTGGGTATGGTTGAATGTAAGAAAAAAGGGCTCATTGTCTTCGTTACGCCCCTCCACGATCCATGTCGATGGGGTCGTTCCCCGAGACAGGCGAAAAGTATTTTTGCCATGAGTCCCGGATACCGGTTTGAAGAACAGTCCTCTGGGCCAACGGTCCAGCCATGTTTCCCAAGGAATATGTGATCCGATCCGGGTTGTGGGAGCAAGTTGTGACCTCAAGTCAGGATTTCGGGACAACACACGATGCACCTCCCATTTTCCTGGAAGGGAAGCAGACCAATAACGATGTTGATCTGTGCCGTTGGTTGGTATCCATTCCTTAAGCTGTTGTCTGACGTACCTGGAGATTGGGCGAAGACAACGATCCATAATGAGATCGACTGCAGGAACAGGTAGCGAATTCCACTTCCCTTGATGATAGGCATATCCCCATTGAAGAGGGAGATGGACTGCATCATTTGATATCGGGATCACAATAATCTGAAGGGCGTATCGCATGCTCCCCACACTGAGACGACGGCAGAAAAGTTCATCTGTAAAGGGAGGTGAGCCTTCGGTTGCACGTACCAGAATGGCCAGTGTCTTGGTCTGAGATGATGGAAACATTACGCTGCACCTCTCCTCTATCAGATTTGTTTCCAATAGGAAATAACTTTTCAAAAACCCGCCAGGTACGTAGAATATTCAAGCATGGCTTTGACGGAAGGGCGGATCTTGCTCTCACTCAGTGGTGTATTATCATTCTTGGATGGTTTGGAGTTGACTTCGAGCAGCCATACGCGCCCAGTGGTGTCCAGAGCCAGATCAATACCAAGTTCACCAAAATGGGCAGGGATGGCACTCTCAATCCCCTTTGCGATATCCAGTGCTGCGGTGTGCAATCCTGCATAAGCGGAAGCTTTGGCTGATCCAGACAACTGTGTTTTGGCAACAGCATCCTTGACGGTGCTGAGACTTCCACCCCGTGCCAGATTGGATA
This window contains:
- a CDS encoding YheC/YheD family protein, whose product is MFPSSQTKTLAILVRATEGSPPFTDELFCRRLSVGSMRYALQIIVIPISNDAVHLPLQWGYAYHQGKWNSLPVPAVDLIMDRCLRPISRYVRQQLKEWIPTNGTDQHRYWSASLPGKWEVHRVLSRNPDLRSQLAPTTRIGSHIPWETWLDRWPRGLFFKPVSGTHGKNTFRLSRGTTPSTWIVEGRNEDNEPFFLTFNHTQAVSSWLALHQAERKMIVQPYLELSHHGRAFDIRALMQKNGQGRWTLTGCMVREGPEGSLTSNLHGGGKAYPAHAYLLQRYGTIRTETLLKSIRQTATLIPTLLESRFGRLAELGLDFGADAEGQLWLIEVNSKPGRTSFAEAGDRRMHTLTYTRPLAYARYLLQQHVLTDVIRPMKLPNTSSKAGLKPIPIHGG